Part of the Paroedura picta isolate Pp20150507F chromosome 3, Ppicta_v3.0, whole genome shotgun sequence genome is shown below.
ACCTGTTTCATTTTAACTGGAAGGgccggggaattgaacccgggacTTTCCGCATGCCAGGCAGGTGCTCCGCCTCTGAGGCCCTTTGACCCTAGGGGTTTTATTTAAGACTTAATTTAGATTTTTGTTCATTGGCACTCCTAAGTAGAGATTTTATATTGGggtgtcctttttttaaaaagcaaactttgAATCTTCATTGTCAGCTGCGTGGAGTTCTACTAAGTAGGAAGgcagttaataaatgtttaaaggtaaaggtatcccctgtgcaagcaccgggtcatgtctggcccttggggtgacgccctccagcgttttcatggcagactcaatacggggtggtttgccagtgccttcccctgtcatgaccgtttaccccccagcaagctgggtcctcattttacccacctccgaaggatggaaggctgagtcaaccttgagctggctgctgggatcgaactcccaacctcacgggcagagcttcagacaacatgtctgctgccttaccactctgcgccacaagaggctcttaaaataaatgtttaaaaaataaataaatgggattgTTGACTTGGATCCTGAGAGGGATTCTGTACCTGTGGGAAGAGCCACTCCCTCCCAGGTGTGTTTGGACAGCTGAAACCGGACATaggcatttaatttaatttaaattaaatcaAATAGCTGCTCTCTACAGAAATCACTTCCCaaatgctgtttcacaaatagtAAAGATTGTTTCTCTACCAGAATCAGAATCTGTGGTTAGGGCTAGATGCCGTCATTCCCTTCACTTCCCTTTTAtccttttaatggttttaacattACATTCAATTATcgataaattgtatttttattgtgtgtgttttgtggagATAAAGTGTTGGAAACCGCCCCGAGCTGGCACGTGGGgaggggcggtgtataaataaaaaaataaaatgaatgaatcctcaccaacaaccctgccaggtaggtcaggctgagagcgaGTGACCAGCTTTACTGGTTCAGGTTAGGCACCCTTTTTTCAGCTCCCGGTTTCTGATGGGTCATTAAAAACAAAGACAAGCGTTTTGCTTTGGATGCCAAATGCAGCCCCTTGCATTTAAGAGGAGGCGGCCCAGCCTGTCACAAGCAAACAGGGCTGGAGTCCCACTCGGCCCAGGCCCTGCCGGTGGGGATGAGGGTGGGTGGAGCAGTCATTTGATGATTCAGGATTCCTGAGCTTCACCCTCTTGTTCAGGCAGCAcagaaagcacacctgcccttcctcttcctttttgctCCCCTGGGAGATGTTTGTTGGCCTTAGGAGTGGCCGCATTAAGGCCTCCTGAGACCTCCCCCTGGCCTACAAAAGCGGCAGCATCCCAAGGATTCCCGCCTACCAGGTATCCCAACGAGGAGCTACAAAAGCGAAGGACGGACTCTTTCGGAACAGACTCCAGGATGATCCCTGCCGCTGAAGAGGCAACCCATCCCGTGCCGTGTGGCTTGCCTCTTCGGCAGACGATCTTCTGACAGTGCCCACAGCGGATAAATCTGTGCTTGTCCCCACGAGACACTCCTGTACACCTGATGCTTCTCTTGACTGaaggccctagaccaggggtagtcaaactgtggccctccagatgtccatggactacaattcccaggagcccctgccagcattcgctggcaggggctcctgggaattgtagtccatggacatctggagggccgcagtttgactacccctgccctagacctttTTGGACCACTGAGATTCTGAGACAGGCAACCCCAAAGTGGCCACCTTATGAAGTTCCACCAGACACAAAATGGTGGGGAGCAAGCCCGTCTGTAACCGTTTCTCTGGctcttcagaagaagagctgttttttttttttttggtaccctgctttccactacccaaggagtctcaaatgaagcttacaaacacctttccctctccgcacaacaaccctgtgagggaggtggtgttgagagagctctgagaggactgtgactggcccaaggtcacccggcatgaatctcaaaggggcttacaatcgcgtcccctttttctccccacagcagacacagtgtgagggaggtggggttgagagagctctgagagaagagtgactacaagtggaggaggaggagaggggaatcgaatccagttctccagattagagtctgcccgcCTTAACCCATCAGGCTGGCTCTCATCACTTGCTGTAATGCTTTAACTTTGCAGACGGAAGTTTGGACTGACAggatgcacagccaatcagaaggcctgcTGGGCAAACGCTCTGCCTAGCCCCCTTTTAAATTCACCTGGTGGGCTCTgggaaaaaggcaaatgccattttgggctgtatcaacagaggcatcacatcaaaatcacaagatctgatagtcccattgtatacggcactggtcagaccacacctggagtactgtgtgcagttctggaggcctcacttcaagaaggacgtagataaaattgaaagggtacagaggagagcgacgaggatgttctggggccaagggaccaagccctatgaagataggttgagggacttgggaatgttcagcctggagaaaaggaggttgagaggggacatgatagccctctttaagtatttgaaaggttgtcacttggaggagggcaggatgctgtttttgctggctgcagaggagaggacacgcagtaatgggtttaaacttcaagtacaacgatataggctagatatcaggaaaatattttcacagtcagagcagttcagcagtggaataggctgcctaaggaggtggtgagctccccctcactggcagtcttcaagcaaaggctggatacacacttttcttggatgctttaggatgctttgggctgatcctgcgttgagcagggggttcgactagatgacctgtatggccccttccaactctaggattctatgataaatgATCCACGTGTTCTAACGGCTTCTTTCTCGCCCCGTGTCAGCCATGACGGCCCCTCAGGACTTCCAGACCTTCGTCTTCCTCGACCTGGAGACCACCGGCTTGCCCCGCGACCAGCCCTGCATGGCCGAGCTCAGCCTCTTCGCCGTGAACCGCCGCTCCTTGCAGTGCCCCGCCCCGCAGCTCCCGCAGCTCCCGCAGCCCCCTCGCATCTTGGACAAGCTCACCCTCTGCATCGACCCCCAGAAGCCGTTCACCCCCAAAGCGGAGGAGATCACCGGGCTGAGCAACCGGACGCTGGAGGAGAACGGCAAGCTGGATTTCAACCGGGCCGCCGTGGACGCCTTGAGGGCGTTCCTGGACCGGCAAGCCAGCCCCATCTGCCTGGTGGCTCACAACGGCCTGCGCTTCGACTTTCCCCTGCTGCGGACCGAGCTCTTGCGGGCGGAGGCCGACCTTCCGCCGGACACCGGGTGCCTGGACACGCTGCCGGCCCTGCGGGATCTGGACCAGGTGGCCAACCAGAGCTACCAGCTGGGAGAGGTCTTCCGGCGCTTCTACGGGCAGGATCCGGTCAGGGCGCACTCTGCCGAAGGGGACGTCCTTACTCTCCTCTTGGTGTTCCTCGCCAAAGCCCCAGAGCTGATGGAATGGGCGGCGGTCGGCGCCCGGAGCTGGGGGGACGTCAAGCCGATGTACCCTCCCAGTCCAGTTGACCACTGCGCAGTTTGAAATTCAGAGACACCCAATTGCTTGGTGTTGTGATTTCCCCTGATGTTTGCCAGCCTGGTGGAGACGTAACTATTCAGCCAGCGAGGGATGCCGGACCCGCCCTGGGCACAGGGGAACCCCCTCTTTGGCACCCCCCTGCCCACTTTAGGTTTAATAATGTGAGGAAATGCCCCCCAAGCCTCCCACTCAAAACTTGCAGAGCGGTGTTTGTGGCTTTGTCACcgatgctgctgttgttgttctcCCCCAAAATTTGTGGAGCTAGCATTTGTCAACTCTTGGATGCCTGATCCTCCCACACCTCCCACCATCTGACAACTTGCCAGCTACCCCAAAAAAACTTTGTGGTGAGGAGGGGAGCAAATGCACACAATGTTGTTGGATAATGTATGAGGAGAGCCCACAAACACTGGCTCAGtgagtttttggggggagggggtgcgagGCACAGCACCCACCCtgggtttgggggcaaaactctaccatatttgccccaaagccagaatgTCATCGATGTGCTGGCGTCATTTCTGTGTGATATCAGCGTGCCGGTGTAGTgtagagagccggtttggtgtagtggttaggagtgcggacttctaatctggcacaccgggttcgattctgcgctcccccacatgcagccagctgggtgaccttgggctagacgcggcactgagaaaactgttctgaccgagcaggaatataagaaccaactcttcttcttcttcttcttcttctgcttctgcttcttctcctcctcctcctcctcctcctcctcctcctcctcctcctcctcttttcccctctcttcttcttcttcttcttcttcttcttcttcttcttcttcttcttcttcttctgcttctccttctccttctgcttctccttctgtaatctcagggctccctcagcctcacccacctcacagggtgtctgttgtggggagaggaaagggaaggcgactggaagccgctttgagactccttcgggcagagaaaagcagcatataagaaccaactcttcttcttctttttggggaGCTCgtgatcatgcccccc
Proteins encoded:
- the TREX2 gene encoding three prime repair exonuclease 2 isoform X1, whose amino-acid sequence is MTLWFLRRALGEVRRAQRIAAPARDYPAMTAPQDFQTFVFLDLETTGLPRDQPCMAELSLFAVNRRSLQCPAPQLPQLPQPPRILDKLTLCIDPQKPFTPKAEEITGLSNRTLEENGKLDFNRAAVDALRAFLDRQASPICLVAHNGLRFDFPLLRTELLRAEADLPPDTGCLDTLPALRDLDQVANQSYQLGEVFRRFYGQDPVRAHSAEGDVLTLLLVFLAKAPELMEWAAVGARSWGDVKPMYPPSPVDHCAV
- the TREX2 gene encoding three prime repair exonuclease 2 isoform X2, whose translation is MTAPQDFQTFVFLDLETTGLPRDQPCMAELSLFAVNRRSLQCPAPQLPQLPQPPRILDKLTLCIDPQKPFTPKAEEITGLSNRTLEENGKLDFNRAAVDALRAFLDRQASPICLVAHNGLRFDFPLLRTELLRAEADLPPDTGCLDTLPALRDLDQVANQSYQLGEVFRRFYGQDPVRAHSAEGDVLTLLLVFLAKAPELMEWAAVGARSWGDVKPMYPPSPVDHCAV